The Taeniopygia guttata chromosome 4A, bTaeGut7.mat, whole genome shotgun sequence genome has a segment encoding these proteins:
- the KIAA1210 gene encoding acrosomal protein KIAA1210 homolog isoform X3, translating into MLQISDYIMATRPTEVTQSPETGDTVEECTGKKKSKFQTFKNFFAKKKRKVPPPPRGESNLKPCQSSSDVSVAVLNTTALHSPREAGPKGSMGNKALSHDSVFIFESAPGNVTGDVLSQENVPGRVKTLQLQLQQNVKLGSPPLVITGKKLEDAGAVSEDDGLPRSPPEISTLHEVLTDSPNKSSNPVQRHSSLSLGGTDSEDEQIPSGASSRPISPLSSGTQGTPISRGSSFLPVDFTIPASPLGCLDTSAARHRIAINPRKQKGFTNKHQLSLQVQQLENETCLPATPERKGNSTELFESDKHKSDWEGLPAQVRRCAKGSGFKETPGVKTPTDAAPDSRDSTLVVEDPCALLQEDGCLPAGGHHYKGATLLLRPEPSPVDLQEQHSAGVLYSADGSAKESKVHPQSASAEVPELPELQQLEGEAAVSPDTPAADLFSSGVETVGMDVLADGARSSSVNSVDPSIKAQEKGDLLFGGKEELCFGTTGNHSNLAVSDTALSTPQAAVADSESCSDIKTVADLRSEKSSVAKDDMKTCEIMEFQLSKDSVGKKIDSAASVSEAVSVVPCSKLEVCFKAEITPVSKGNQGSQQANTSCLSEKLSIGCLASSSLAGLKSNLSSDAGSKEYQVSTTASHRKTAEGSQSSDESVKSPLKTASAKPVRFTIAPAWQRSLSGGSNSKEDYYSRSSPTSPIIPEFFEGMTKEHTRFDAVMQESAKANSDRFDRDCKDRDLHLNYFMEWADHETPNFESPFGVRLRRTSSLLKYQNESRVEPPKLIPSAAPAASSASVKEDQKLMGIGKSPLSLPVNTKSVVKKPDLLEDKNTAKARSEEVAKKQNGHKPSEKVSPYLETASSEPAWVSMAKLKQKGFQDHPLAKECKDEDKTLTKVDQGEPEVCASEGPLKKNMPSISQDKKTQTKASVSAAAGKVGPVSQEASVVPAVEREARHSSNLPMTPCSPAEPPWLSLAKKKAKAWSEMPQIVQ; encoded by the exons TGACTATATAATGGCTACAAGACCCACAGAGGTCACTCAGTCACCTGAAACTGGAGACACAGTCGAAGAGTGCACAG gaaagaaaaaatccaaatttcagaCTTTCAAGAACTTCTTTGccaagaagaaaaggaaagtaCCTCCACCTCCCAGGGGAGAGAGTAATTTAAAACCTTGCCAGTCCAGCAGCGATGTCAGCGTTGCTGTGCTCAACACTACTGCACTTCATTCACCGAGGGAGGCTGG gCCCAAGGGTAGCATGGGAAACAAAGCCCTGTCCCATGACAGCGTCTTCATTTTTGAGTCTGCACCAGGAAATGTGACAGGTGACGTCTTGTCTCAGGAAAACGTACCTGGAAGAGTGAAAACTCTGCAG cttcagctgcagcagaatgTCAAGCTTGGATCACCTCCTCTTGTTATAACTGGGAAAAAACTGGAAGATGCAGGTGCTGTTTCTGAAGATGATGGTTTACCTAGAAGCCCTCCTGAAATTTCAACCCTTCATGAAGTTCTGACAGATTCGCCAAACAAG TCCTCCAACCCTGTTCAGCGTCATAGCTCTTTGAGTTTAGGCGGGACAGACAGTGAAGATGAACAG ATACCTTCTGGAGCTTCCTCCAGGCCCATCAGTCCTTTATCCTCTGGCACTCAGGGGACCCCCATCTCACGAGGCAGCAGCTTCCTTCCTGTTGATTTTACCATCCCTGCCAGTCCCCTGGGCTGCCTGGACACCTCAGCAGCCAGGCACAGGATTGCCATCAACCCTCGGAAACAGAAAGGCTTTACCAACAAGCATCAGCTGTCCCTCCAG gtgcagcagctggaaaatgaaacaTGTCTTCCTGCAACTccagaaaggaagggaaattcAACAGAATTATTTGAGAGTGACAAACATAAAAGTGATTGGGAAG GATTACCAGCCCAGGTGAGACGCTGTGCGAAGGGAAGTGGTTTTAAGGAGACACCAGGTGTAAAAACTCCCACTGATGCTGCCCCTGACTCTCGTGATTCCACACTTGTGGTAGAAGACCCCTGTGCTTTGCTGCAAGAGGATGGGTGCCTTCCTGCTGGGGGCCATCACTATAAAGGAGCCACACTTCTCCTGAGGCCTGAGCCTTCTCCAGTGGACCTGCAAGAACAGCACAGTGCAGGAGTGTTGTACTCTGCAGATGGGTCTGCTAAAGAATCAAAAGTACATCCTCAAAGTGCCAGTGCTGAAGTACCTGAACTTCCAGAATTGCAGCAACTTGAAGGAGAAGCTGCTGTGTCTCCAGACACACCAGCAGCTGACTTGTTTAGCAGTGGTGTGGAAACAGTGGGCATGGATGTATTGGCAGATGGTGCACGAAGTTCCTCAGTAAATTCTGTGGATCCAAGCATTAAAGCCCAGGAAAAGGGGGATCTACTGTTTGGTGGCAAAGAAGAGCTTTGCTTTGGTACTACTGGGAATCATTCCAACCTTGCTGTCTCAGATACTGCACTGAGTACTCCACAAGCTGCAGTAGCTGACTCAGAGTCTTGTTCTGACATCAAGACAGTGGCTGATTTGAGGTCTGAAAAGAGTTCAGTAGCAAAAGATGACATGAAAACTTGTGAAATTATGGAATTTCAGTTATCCAAGGAcagtgtaggaaaaaaaatagactcTGCTGCATCTGTGTCAGAAGCAGTTAGTGTGGTACCTTGCAGTAAATTGGAAGtatgttttaaagcagaaattacTCCTGTTTCAAAGGGTAACCAAGGCAGTCAACAGGCCAACACATCATGCCTTTCTGAAAAACTTTCCATTGGGTGTCTTGCCTCTTCAAGTTTGGCTGGCTTGAAGAGTAATTTATCTTCTGATGCTGGCAGTAAGGAGTACCAGGTAAGCActacagcttctcacagaaaaacagcagaaggCAGTCAATCATCAGATGAAAGTGTAAAAAGTCCACTGAAGACTGCTTCTGCTAAACCAGTCAGATTTACCATTGCACCAGCGTGGCAAAGGTCTCTCTCAGGGGGTTCAAATTCAAAGGAAGATTACTATTCCAGAAGTTCTCCAACATCCCCTATAATACCAGAGTTCTTTGAAGGAATGACAAAAGAACACACACGTTTTGATGCAGTTATGCAGGAATCAGCAAAAGCCAACTCAGATAGATTTGATCGAGATTGTAAGGACAGAGATCTgcatttgaattattttatggAGTGGGCTGACCATGAAACACCAAACTTTGAGAGCCCATTTGGGGTCAGACTAAGAAGAACATCCTCTTTACTGAAATACCAGAATGAAAGCCGTGTAGAGCCTCCAAAGCTGAtcccctcagctgctccagctgcttcttctgcttcagTGAAGGAGGATCAGAAATTGATGGGCATTGGGAAGTCACCTCTAAGCCTTCCTGTCAACACAAAATCAGTTGTTAAAAAACCAGATCTCCTAGAAGACAAAAATACTGCCAAGGCAAGATCAGAAGAAGTGGCAAAGAAGCAAAATGGTCATAAACCTTCAG AAAAAGTCTCTCCATATTTGGAAACTGCTTCTTCTGAACCAGCTTGGGTCTCCATGGCAAAGCTGAAACAAAAGGGTTTCCAGGACCATCCTCTTGCCAAAGAATGTAAAGATGAAGACAAAACGTTGACCAAAGTGGATCAAGGGGAG CCAGAGGTGTGTGCTAGTGAGGGCCCTCTGAAGAAGAACATGCCCTCCATCTCTCaggacaagaaaacacaaaccaagGCCAGtgtgtctgcagcagcag GTAAAGTTGGACCAGTTTCTCAAGAGGCATCTGTGGTTCCTGCTGTTGAAAGGGAAGCAAGGCACTCCTCTAACCTGCCAATGACACCCTGCAGTCCTGCTGAACcaccctggctgtccctggccaAGAAGAAAGCCAAAGCATGGAGTGAAATGCCCCAGATCGTACAATAG
- the KIAA1210 gene encoding acrosomal protein KIAA1210 homolog isoform X2 — protein sequence MAGFYGCLKSENDYIMATRPTEVTQSPETGDTVEECTGKKKSKFQTFKNFFAKKKRKVPPPPRGESNLKPCQSSSDVSVAVLNTTALHSPREAGPKGSMGNKALSHDSVFIFESAPGNVTGDVLSQENVPGRVKTLQLQLQQNVKLGSPPLVITGKKLEDAGAVSEDDGLPRSPPEISTLHEVLTDSPNKSSNPVQRHSSLSLGGTDSEDEQIPSGASSRPISPLSSGTQGTPISRGSSFLPVDFTIPASPLGCLDTSAARHRIAINPRKQKGFTNKHQLSLQVQQLENETCLPATPERKGNSTELFESDKHKSDWEGLPAQVRRCAKGSGFKETPGVKTPTDAAPDSRDSTLVVEDPCALLQEDGCLPAGGHHYKGATLLLRPEPSPVDLQEQHSAGVLYSADGSAKESKVHPQSASAEVPELPELQQLEGEAAVSPDTPAADLFSSGVETVGMDVLADGARSSSVNSVDPSIKAQEKGDLLFGGKEELCFGTTGNHSNLAVSDTALSTPQAAVADSESCSDIKTVADLRSEKSSVAKDDMKTCEIMEFQLSKDSVGKKIDSAASVSEAVSVVPCSKLEVCFKAEITPVSKGNQGSQQANTSCLSEKLSIGCLASSSLAGLKSNLSSDAGSKEYQVSTTASHRKTAEGSQSSDESVKSPLKTASAKPVRFTIAPAWQRSLSGGSNSKEDYYSRSSPTSPIIPEFFEGMTKEHTRFDAVMQESAKANSDRFDRDCKDRDLHLNYFMEWADHETPNFESPFGVRLRRTSSLLKYQNESRVEPPKLIPSAAPAASSASVKEDQKLMGIGKSPLSLPVNTKSVVKKPDLLEDKNTAKARSEEVAKKQNGHKPSEKVSPYLETASSEPAWVSMAKLKQKGFQDHPLAKECKDEDKTLTKVDQGEPEVCASEGPLKKNMPSISQDKKTQTKASVSAAAGKVGPVSQEASVVPAVEREARHSSNLPMTPCSPAEPPWLSLAKKKAKAWSEMPQIVQ from the exons TGACTATATAATGGCTACAAGACCCACAGAGGTCACTCAGTCACCTGAAACTGGAGACACAGTCGAAGAGTGCACAG gaaagaaaaaatccaaatttcagaCTTTCAAGAACTTCTTTGccaagaagaaaaggaaagtaCCTCCACCTCCCAGGGGAGAGAGTAATTTAAAACCTTGCCAGTCCAGCAGCGATGTCAGCGTTGCTGTGCTCAACACTACTGCACTTCATTCACCGAGGGAGGCTGG gCCCAAGGGTAGCATGGGAAACAAAGCCCTGTCCCATGACAGCGTCTTCATTTTTGAGTCTGCACCAGGAAATGTGACAGGTGACGTCTTGTCTCAGGAAAACGTACCTGGAAGAGTGAAAACTCTGCAG cttcagctgcagcagaatgTCAAGCTTGGATCACCTCCTCTTGTTATAACTGGGAAAAAACTGGAAGATGCAGGTGCTGTTTCTGAAGATGATGGTTTACCTAGAAGCCCTCCTGAAATTTCAACCCTTCATGAAGTTCTGACAGATTCGCCAAACAAG TCCTCCAACCCTGTTCAGCGTCATAGCTCTTTGAGTTTAGGCGGGACAGACAGTGAAGATGAACAG ATACCTTCTGGAGCTTCCTCCAGGCCCATCAGTCCTTTATCCTCTGGCACTCAGGGGACCCCCATCTCACGAGGCAGCAGCTTCCTTCCTGTTGATTTTACCATCCCTGCCAGTCCCCTGGGCTGCCTGGACACCTCAGCAGCCAGGCACAGGATTGCCATCAACCCTCGGAAACAGAAAGGCTTTACCAACAAGCATCAGCTGTCCCTCCAG gtgcagcagctggaaaatgaaacaTGTCTTCCTGCAACTccagaaaggaagggaaattcAACAGAATTATTTGAGAGTGACAAACATAAAAGTGATTGGGAAG GATTACCAGCCCAGGTGAGACGCTGTGCGAAGGGAAGTGGTTTTAAGGAGACACCAGGTGTAAAAACTCCCACTGATGCTGCCCCTGACTCTCGTGATTCCACACTTGTGGTAGAAGACCCCTGTGCTTTGCTGCAAGAGGATGGGTGCCTTCCTGCTGGGGGCCATCACTATAAAGGAGCCACACTTCTCCTGAGGCCTGAGCCTTCTCCAGTGGACCTGCAAGAACAGCACAGTGCAGGAGTGTTGTACTCTGCAGATGGGTCTGCTAAAGAATCAAAAGTACATCCTCAAAGTGCCAGTGCTGAAGTACCTGAACTTCCAGAATTGCAGCAACTTGAAGGAGAAGCTGCTGTGTCTCCAGACACACCAGCAGCTGACTTGTTTAGCAGTGGTGTGGAAACAGTGGGCATGGATGTATTGGCAGATGGTGCACGAAGTTCCTCAGTAAATTCTGTGGATCCAAGCATTAAAGCCCAGGAAAAGGGGGATCTACTGTTTGGTGGCAAAGAAGAGCTTTGCTTTGGTACTACTGGGAATCATTCCAACCTTGCTGTCTCAGATACTGCACTGAGTACTCCACAAGCTGCAGTAGCTGACTCAGAGTCTTGTTCTGACATCAAGACAGTGGCTGATTTGAGGTCTGAAAAGAGTTCAGTAGCAAAAGATGACATGAAAACTTGTGAAATTATGGAATTTCAGTTATCCAAGGAcagtgtaggaaaaaaaatagactcTGCTGCATCTGTGTCAGAAGCAGTTAGTGTGGTACCTTGCAGTAAATTGGAAGtatgttttaaagcagaaattacTCCTGTTTCAAAGGGTAACCAAGGCAGTCAACAGGCCAACACATCATGCCTTTCTGAAAAACTTTCCATTGGGTGTCTTGCCTCTTCAAGTTTGGCTGGCTTGAAGAGTAATTTATCTTCTGATGCTGGCAGTAAGGAGTACCAGGTAAGCActacagcttctcacagaaaaacagcagaaggCAGTCAATCATCAGATGAAAGTGTAAAAAGTCCACTGAAGACTGCTTCTGCTAAACCAGTCAGATTTACCATTGCACCAGCGTGGCAAAGGTCTCTCTCAGGGGGTTCAAATTCAAAGGAAGATTACTATTCCAGAAGTTCTCCAACATCCCCTATAATACCAGAGTTCTTTGAAGGAATGACAAAAGAACACACACGTTTTGATGCAGTTATGCAGGAATCAGCAAAAGCCAACTCAGATAGATTTGATCGAGATTGTAAGGACAGAGATCTgcatttgaattattttatggAGTGGGCTGACCATGAAACACCAAACTTTGAGAGCCCATTTGGGGTCAGACTAAGAAGAACATCCTCTTTACTGAAATACCAGAATGAAAGCCGTGTAGAGCCTCCAAAGCTGAtcccctcagctgctccagctgcttcttctgcttcagTGAAGGAGGATCAGAAATTGATGGGCATTGGGAAGTCACCTCTAAGCCTTCCTGTCAACACAAAATCAGTTGTTAAAAAACCAGATCTCCTAGAAGACAAAAATACTGCCAAGGCAAGATCAGAAGAAGTGGCAAAGAAGCAAAATGGTCATAAACCTTCAG AAAAAGTCTCTCCATATTTGGAAACTGCTTCTTCTGAACCAGCTTGGGTCTCCATGGCAAAGCTGAAACAAAAGGGTTTCCAGGACCATCCTCTTGCCAAAGAATGTAAAGATGAAGACAAAACGTTGACCAAAGTGGATCAAGGGGAG CCAGAGGTGTGTGCTAGTGAGGGCCCTCTGAAGAAGAACATGCCCTCCATCTCTCaggacaagaaaacacaaaccaagGCCAGtgtgtctgcagcagcag GTAAAGTTGGACCAGTTTCTCAAGAGGCATCTGTGGTTCCTGCTGTTGAAAGGGAAGCAAGGCACTCCTCTAACCTGCCAATGACACCCTGCAGTCCTGCTGAACcaccctggctgtccctggccaAGAAGAAAGCCAAAGCATGGAGTGAAATGCCCCAGATCGTACAATAG
- the KIAA1210 gene encoding acrosomal protein KIAA1210 homolog isoform X1, giving the protein MSLCDCMKGISSSYFFFLKSASAHQLLSISVAHTLTRRAGHNASGTVEQQKSFRIAVRQRLLKADCSKQEFSTLGPVFWRVFTEEPSDYIMATRPTEVTQSPETGDTVEECTGKKKSKFQTFKNFFAKKKRKVPPPPRGESNLKPCQSSSDVSVAVLNTTALHSPREAGPKGSMGNKALSHDSVFIFESAPGNVTGDVLSQENVPGRVKTLQLQLQQNVKLGSPPLVITGKKLEDAGAVSEDDGLPRSPPEISTLHEVLTDSPNKSSNPVQRHSSLSLGGTDSEDEQIPSGASSRPISPLSSGTQGTPISRGSSFLPVDFTIPASPLGCLDTSAARHRIAINPRKQKGFTNKHQLSLQVQQLENETCLPATPERKGNSTELFESDKHKSDWEGLPAQVRRCAKGSGFKETPGVKTPTDAAPDSRDSTLVVEDPCALLQEDGCLPAGGHHYKGATLLLRPEPSPVDLQEQHSAGVLYSADGSAKESKVHPQSASAEVPELPELQQLEGEAAVSPDTPAADLFSSGVETVGMDVLADGARSSSVNSVDPSIKAQEKGDLLFGGKEELCFGTTGNHSNLAVSDTALSTPQAAVADSESCSDIKTVADLRSEKSSVAKDDMKTCEIMEFQLSKDSVGKKIDSAASVSEAVSVVPCSKLEVCFKAEITPVSKGNQGSQQANTSCLSEKLSIGCLASSSLAGLKSNLSSDAGSKEYQVSTTASHRKTAEGSQSSDESVKSPLKTASAKPVRFTIAPAWQRSLSGGSNSKEDYYSRSSPTSPIIPEFFEGMTKEHTRFDAVMQESAKANSDRFDRDCKDRDLHLNYFMEWADHETPNFESPFGVRLRRTSSLLKYQNESRVEPPKLIPSAAPAASSASVKEDQKLMGIGKSPLSLPVNTKSVVKKPDLLEDKNTAKARSEEVAKKQNGHKPSEKVSPYLETASSEPAWVSMAKLKQKGFQDHPLAKECKDEDKTLTKVDQGEPEVCASEGPLKKNMPSISQDKKTQTKASVSAAAGKVGPVSQEASVVPAVEREARHSSNLPMTPCSPAEPPWLSLAKKKAKAWSEMPQIVQ; this is encoded by the exons TGACTATATAATGGCTACAAGACCCACAGAGGTCACTCAGTCACCTGAAACTGGAGACACAGTCGAAGAGTGCACAG gaaagaaaaaatccaaatttcagaCTTTCAAGAACTTCTTTGccaagaagaaaaggaaagtaCCTCCACCTCCCAGGGGAGAGAGTAATTTAAAACCTTGCCAGTCCAGCAGCGATGTCAGCGTTGCTGTGCTCAACACTACTGCACTTCATTCACCGAGGGAGGCTGG gCCCAAGGGTAGCATGGGAAACAAAGCCCTGTCCCATGACAGCGTCTTCATTTTTGAGTCTGCACCAGGAAATGTGACAGGTGACGTCTTGTCTCAGGAAAACGTACCTGGAAGAGTGAAAACTCTGCAG cttcagctgcagcagaatgTCAAGCTTGGATCACCTCCTCTTGTTATAACTGGGAAAAAACTGGAAGATGCAGGTGCTGTTTCTGAAGATGATGGTTTACCTAGAAGCCCTCCTGAAATTTCAACCCTTCATGAAGTTCTGACAGATTCGCCAAACAAG TCCTCCAACCCTGTTCAGCGTCATAGCTCTTTGAGTTTAGGCGGGACAGACAGTGAAGATGAACAG ATACCTTCTGGAGCTTCCTCCAGGCCCATCAGTCCTTTATCCTCTGGCACTCAGGGGACCCCCATCTCACGAGGCAGCAGCTTCCTTCCTGTTGATTTTACCATCCCTGCCAGTCCCCTGGGCTGCCTGGACACCTCAGCAGCCAGGCACAGGATTGCCATCAACCCTCGGAAACAGAAAGGCTTTACCAACAAGCATCAGCTGTCCCTCCAG gtgcagcagctggaaaatgaaacaTGTCTTCCTGCAACTccagaaaggaagggaaattcAACAGAATTATTTGAGAGTGACAAACATAAAAGTGATTGGGAAG GATTACCAGCCCAGGTGAGACGCTGTGCGAAGGGAAGTGGTTTTAAGGAGACACCAGGTGTAAAAACTCCCACTGATGCTGCCCCTGACTCTCGTGATTCCACACTTGTGGTAGAAGACCCCTGTGCTTTGCTGCAAGAGGATGGGTGCCTTCCTGCTGGGGGCCATCACTATAAAGGAGCCACACTTCTCCTGAGGCCTGAGCCTTCTCCAGTGGACCTGCAAGAACAGCACAGTGCAGGAGTGTTGTACTCTGCAGATGGGTCTGCTAAAGAATCAAAAGTACATCCTCAAAGTGCCAGTGCTGAAGTACCTGAACTTCCAGAATTGCAGCAACTTGAAGGAGAAGCTGCTGTGTCTCCAGACACACCAGCAGCTGACTTGTTTAGCAGTGGTGTGGAAACAGTGGGCATGGATGTATTGGCAGATGGTGCACGAAGTTCCTCAGTAAATTCTGTGGATCCAAGCATTAAAGCCCAGGAAAAGGGGGATCTACTGTTTGGTGGCAAAGAAGAGCTTTGCTTTGGTACTACTGGGAATCATTCCAACCTTGCTGTCTCAGATACTGCACTGAGTACTCCACAAGCTGCAGTAGCTGACTCAGAGTCTTGTTCTGACATCAAGACAGTGGCTGATTTGAGGTCTGAAAAGAGTTCAGTAGCAAAAGATGACATGAAAACTTGTGAAATTATGGAATTTCAGTTATCCAAGGAcagtgtaggaaaaaaaatagactcTGCTGCATCTGTGTCAGAAGCAGTTAGTGTGGTACCTTGCAGTAAATTGGAAGtatgttttaaagcagaaattacTCCTGTTTCAAAGGGTAACCAAGGCAGTCAACAGGCCAACACATCATGCCTTTCTGAAAAACTTTCCATTGGGTGTCTTGCCTCTTCAAGTTTGGCTGGCTTGAAGAGTAATTTATCTTCTGATGCTGGCAGTAAGGAGTACCAGGTAAGCActacagcttctcacagaaaaacagcagaaggCAGTCAATCATCAGATGAAAGTGTAAAAAGTCCACTGAAGACTGCTTCTGCTAAACCAGTCAGATTTACCATTGCACCAGCGTGGCAAAGGTCTCTCTCAGGGGGTTCAAATTCAAAGGAAGATTACTATTCCAGAAGTTCTCCAACATCCCCTATAATACCAGAGTTCTTTGAAGGAATGACAAAAGAACACACACGTTTTGATGCAGTTATGCAGGAATCAGCAAAAGCCAACTCAGATAGATTTGATCGAGATTGTAAGGACAGAGATCTgcatttgaattattttatggAGTGGGCTGACCATGAAACACCAAACTTTGAGAGCCCATTTGGGGTCAGACTAAGAAGAACATCCTCTTTACTGAAATACCAGAATGAAAGCCGTGTAGAGCCTCCAAAGCTGAtcccctcagctgctccagctgcttcttctgcttcagTGAAGGAGGATCAGAAATTGATGGGCATTGGGAAGTCACCTCTAAGCCTTCCTGTCAACACAAAATCAGTTGTTAAAAAACCAGATCTCCTAGAAGACAAAAATACTGCCAAGGCAAGATCAGAAGAAGTGGCAAAGAAGCAAAATGGTCATAAACCTTCAG AAAAAGTCTCTCCATATTTGGAAACTGCTTCTTCTGAACCAGCTTGGGTCTCCATGGCAAAGCTGAAACAAAAGGGTTTCCAGGACCATCCTCTTGCCAAAGAATGTAAAGATGAAGACAAAACGTTGACCAAAGTGGATCAAGGGGAG CCAGAGGTGTGTGCTAGTGAGGGCCCTCTGAAGAAGAACATGCCCTCCATCTCTCaggacaagaaaacacaaaccaagGCCAGtgtgtctgcagcagcag GTAAAGTTGGACCAGTTTCTCAAGAGGCATCTGTGGTTCCTGCTGTTGAAAGGGAAGCAAGGCACTCCTCTAACCTGCCAATGACACCCTGCAGTCCTGCTGAACcaccctggctgtccctggccaAGAAGAAAGCCAAAGCATGGAGTGAAATGCCCCAGATCGTACAATAG